A single genomic interval of Pseudomonas sp. FeN3W harbors:
- a CDS encoding IS4 family transposase produces the protein MQQQLFDLSDLFNFSDLSTFTQNIPVEWVASALNLSAQATIRRRRLPSDQVLWLVLGMALFRDEPVHEVARRLNICAQGLASDQLLARSGVTEARKRLGADPVESLFRQTGKQWGCERYEGDAWHGLQVFAVDGAFLRTPDSPELREHFGSGNTGNDRQTPFPMLRLVALMNVRSHVILDAQLSPYRDSEMRLAETFLSQIPDNSITLFDKGFWGADLLLGVVGGGSNRHWLTPARKGLVMEEVERYGEHDRRVRMKVSPQARKRNPELPTHWEVREVSYESRGRVRSLLTSLPAKGYSTKAVAELYLERWEIELGFRDIKSSMQQNAVTLRSKKVELIYQEVWGLLLAYNIIRREASQAAVTFGRTPSDIRFKPACQYIAVQLIVMAAANPVSATGRRLAELRGGVGGMFLDHRPRPKRPRTVKISKTRYPVDRKAAPLK, from the coding sequence ATTCAGCAGCAACTGTTCGACCTTAGCGACCTCTTCAACTTCTCCGACCTCAGCACCTTCACTCAGAACATCCCTGTCGAATGGGTTGCCAGTGCGCTCAACCTCTCTGCTCAGGCCACCATAAGACGGCGACGCCTACCGAGTGACCAGGTGCTTTGGTTGGTGCTGGGCATGGCGCTGTTCCGCGATGAGCCCGTACATGAAGTAGCCAGGCGCCTGAATATTTGCGCTCAAGGCCTGGCATCTGATCAATTACTGGCGCGCAGCGGTGTGACTGAAGCGCGTAAAAGGCTGGGTGCCGACCCGGTCGAGTCCTTGTTCCGTCAGACAGGTAAACAATGGGGCTGCGAGCGATACGAAGGCGATGCTTGGCACGGCTTGCAAGTATTCGCAGTAGATGGCGCATTTCTGCGAACCCCTGACTCACCTGAGCTGAGAGAACATTTCGGTTCTGGCAATACGGGCAACGACCGCCAGACGCCTTTCCCAATGCTACGGCTTGTTGCCCTGATGAATGTGCGCTCCCACGTGATCCTCGATGCTCAGCTTAGTCCCTACCGGGACAGCGAAATGCGCCTGGCCGAAACCTTCCTGAGTCAGATCCCGGACAATTCGATCACATTGTTCGACAAGGGCTTCTGGGGTGCTGATCTGCTGTTGGGCGTGGTGGGTGGAGGAAGCAATCGGCACTGGCTGACGCCAGCGCGCAAGGGGCTGGTGATGGAGGAAGTCGAGCGTTATGGCGAACATGATCGCCGTGTTCGGATGAAGGTCTCGCCCCAGGCACGCAAACGTAATCCCGAGCTGCCTACACACTGGGAGGTGCGTGAGGTCAGCTATGAAAGCCGAGGGCGCGTCAGATCGTTGCTCACTTCTCTGCCGGCCAAGGGGTACAGCACAAAAGCTGTCGCCGAGTTGTATCTGGAGCGTTGGGAGATTGAGTTGGGCTTCAGGGACATCAAAAGCTCAATGCAACAAAACGCGGTGACGCTACGGAGCAAGAAGGTCGAGCTGATTTATCAGGAGGTGTGGGGGCTCCTGCTCGCTTATAACATCATCCGTCGGGAGGCCAGCCAAGCCGCAGTCACCTTTGGCCGAACACCATCGGATATACGCTTCAAGCCCGCCTGCCAGTACATTGCGGTGCAACTGATCGTCATGGCAGCGGCCAATCCGGTATCGGCAACAGGTAGAAGGTTGGCTGAGTTAAGAGGAGGTGTCGGGGGGA
- a CDS encoding isocitrate lyase: MSAYQDDIKAVAALKEQYGSSWAAINPESVARMRAQNRFKTGLEIAQYTADIMRKDMAEYDADSSVYTQSLGCWHGFIGQQKLISIKKHLKTTNKRYLYLSGWMVAALRSEFGPLPDQSMHEKTAVSDLIEELYTFLRQADSRELDLLFTALDAAREAGDNAKAAEIQAQIDNHETHIVPIIADIDAGFGNPEATYLLAKRMIEAGACCIQIENQVSDEKQCGHQDGKVTVPHADFLAKIAAVRYAFLELGIDNGVIVARTDSLGAGLTKQIAVTKEPGDLGDLYNSFLDCEEISEAELGNGDVVIKREGKLLRPKRLPSNLFQFRKGTGEDRCVLDCITSLQNGADLLWIETEKPHVGQIKAMVDRIREVIPNAKLVYNNSPSFNWTLNFRQQVFDAFVAEGKDVSAYDRAKLMSVEYDETELAQVADEKIRTFQRDGSAHAGIFHHLITLPTYHTAALSTDNLAKGYFADQGMLAYVKGVQRQELRQGIACVKHQNMAGSDIGDNHKEYFAGEAALKASGKDNTMNQFH; encoded by the coding sequence ATGTCCGCATATCAAGACGACATCAAGGCAGTTGCCGCCCTGAAAGAGCAATACGGCAGCAGCTGGGCCGCCATCAACCCTGAGTCCGTCGCTCGCATGCGCGCCCAGAACCGCTTCAAGACCGGTCTGGAAATCGCTCAGTACACTGCCGACATCATGCGCAAGGACATGGCCGAGTACGACGCCGACTCGTCCGTCTACACGCAGTCCCTCGGTTGCTGGCACGGTTTCATCGGTCAGCAGAAGCTGATCTCGATCAAGAAGCATCTGAAGACCACCAACAAGCGTTACCTCTACCTGTCCGGCTGGATGGTTGCCGCTCTGCGTTCCGAGTTCGGCCCGCTGCCGGACCAGTCCATGCACGAGAAGACTGCCGTCTCCGACCTGATCGAAGAGCTGTACACCTTCCTGCGTCAGGCTGACAGCCGCGAGCTGGACCTGCTGTTCACTGCACTGGACGCCGCTCGTGAAGCTGGCGACAACGCCAAGGCTGCCGAGATCCAGGCGCAGATCGACAACCACGAAACCCACATCGTCCCGATCATCGCCGACATCGACGCTGGCTTCGGTAACCCGGAAGCCACCTACCTGCTGGCCAAACGCATGATCGAAGCCGGTGCCTGCTGCATCCAGATCGAGAACCAGGTTTCCGACGAGAAGCAGTGCGGCCACCAGGACGGTAAAGTGACCGTTCCGCACGCCGACTTCCTCGCCAAGATCGCGGCCGTTCGTTACGCCTTCCTCGAGCTGGGCATCGACAACGGCGTGATCGTTGCGCGTACCGACTCCCTGGGTGCCGGCCTGACCAAGCAGATCGCTGTGACCAAAGAGCCGGGCGACCTGGGCGACCTGTACAACTCCTTCCTGGATTGCGAAGAAATCTCCGAAGCCGAGCTGGGCAATGGCGACGTCGTAATCAAGCGCGAAGGCAAGCTGCTGCGTCCGAAGCGTCTGCCGTCCAACCTGTTCCAGTTCCGCAAGGGCACCGGCGAAGATCGCTGCGTACTGGACTGCATCACTTCGCTGCAGAACGGCGCCGACCTGCTGTGGATCGAAACCGAGAAGCCGCACGTTGGCCAGATCAAGGCCATGGTCGACCGCATCCGCGAAGTCATTCCGAACGCCAAGCTGGTTTACAACAACAGCCCGTCGTTCAACTGGACGCTGAACTTCCGTCAGCAGGTGTTCGACGCTTTCGTTGCCGAAGGCAAGGACGTATCCGCCTACGACCGCGCCAAGCTGATGAGCGTCGAGTACGACGAAACCGAGCTGGCACAGGTTGCAGACGAGAAGATCCGCACCTTCCAGCGCGATGGTTCGGCTCACGCCGGCATCTTCCACCACCTGATCACCCTGCCGACCTATCACACTGCCGCGCTGTCCACCGACAACCTGGCCAAGGGCTACTTCGCCGACCAAGGCATGCTGGCCTACGTGAAGGGCGTTCAGCGTCAGGAACTGCGTCAGGGTATCGCCTGTGTCAAGCACCAGAACATGGCTGGCTCCGACATCGGCGACAACCACAAGGAGTACTTCGCTGGCGAAGCGGCTCTGAAGGCGAGCGGTAAAGACAACACCATGAACCAGTTCCACTAA